A region of the Flintibacter sp. KGMB00164 genome:
AGCTGGTGCGGGTCATTGCCAAGCTGGCCAAGTTTGCCGACGAGAACAAGGCTCTGCCCACCCTGGGCTTCACCCACTTCCAGGCCGCCCAGTTGGTCACCGTAGGCAAGCGTGCCACCCTGTGGATGAACGAGCTGCTTATGGACCTGGAGGAGGTGGAATACCGCATCTCCACCCTGAAGCTGCTGGGTTCCAAGGGCACCACCGGCACACAGGCCTCCTTCCTGGAGCTGTTTGAGGGCGACCATGAGAAGGTGAAGGAGCTGGAGGCCAAGATCGCCAAGGAGATGGGCTTTGACGCGGTGGTTCCTGTCAGCGGCCAGACCTATTCCCGGAAGATGGATTACAATGTGGTGTCCACTCTGGCGGGTATCGCCCAGAGCGCCAGTAAGTTTGCCACCGATATGCGCCTGCTGTGCCACCTCAAGGAGGTAGAGGAGCCCTTTGAGAAGAATCAGATCGGTTCTTCCGCTATGCCCTACAAGCGCAACCCCATGCGCTGCGAGCGCATCTGCTCTCTGGCCCGGTACGTCATCGTGGACGTGGGCAACCCCGCCATCACTACTGCCACCCAGTGGTTTGAGCGTACTCTGGACGACTCAGCCAACAAGCGTCTCAGCGTGCCCGAGGCCTTCCTGGCTGTGGACGCCATCCTGAACATTATGGAGAACGTGGCCTCCGGTCTCATCGTGCACCCCAAGGTCATTGAGAAGCACGTGCTGGAGGAGCTGCCCTTCATGGCCAGCGAGAACATCATGATGGACGCGGTGAAGCGCGGGGGAGACCGTCAGGAGCTCCACGAGCGCATCCGTGTACTGTCTCAGGAGGCGGGCCGGAATGTCAAGGATCTGGGCCTGTCCAACAACCTCATCGACCTCATTGCTGCCGATCCTGCCTTTGGCATGACAAAGGAAGAGCTGTCCGCCCACATGGAGCCCAGCGCCTACATCGGCCGCTGCCCCCAGCAGGTGGAGGAGTTCCTGAAGGAGTGCGTAGCCCCGGTGCTGGAGCGCTATCAGGACGCTCTGACCGACAAGGAGACCGAGCTGAAGGTGTAAGAAAGTCGGTGCCGCAAATATGAAACAACGGAAATTCGGGCCGTACATCGCCGCGGGGGTAACCGCCTTCGCGGTGATTGCGGCGGCCATCCTGATGTTTTTCCTGATCTACCACATTTCCGCCGTAAAAGCACTGCTGGACACCCTGGCCTATATCCTACGGCCCATTTTCTACGGGCTGGTACTGGCCTTCCTGCTTCTGCCCATCCAGCGGGGCATTTATGAGTTTTTGCTGGAGTGGCTGAAAGGGGTTTGGGTCAACTGGCCCCGGAAGAACGGGATGCTCCGCTTCGTGTCTATCCTTCTCAGTCTTGCCTTTGCCGTGCTGGTGGTGTACATCCTGCTGGCCATGGTGCTGCCCCAGCTGTACTCCAGCATTGTAGGTCTGGTCAACGCTTTCCCGGGCTATATTGACAGCGTGCAGCAGTGGCTCACGGATTTCTTCCAGGATAATCCCGACCTGCAGGAGGCGGTGCTGCCCTATTATAACAGTGCTTCCGAGTCGCTGGAGAAGTGGTTCACCGAAAATGGACTGCTCAGCAACTTCCAGTCTGCCGATGCCACCATGGAATGGCTTCAAACCGAGCTGTTTCCCCGCTTGACCGGGGTATTTACCAGCGTATATGCCGGACTGTGGGCTCTTGTGATGCTGCTTAAGGATCTGCTCATCGCTGTGATTGTCTCCGTGTACGTGCTGGTGCGCAAGGACAAATTTGCTGCCCAGACCAAGAAGATCACCTACAGCATCTTTTCTACCCGGATCGCTGACTTTCTGGTGGAGGAGACCCGCAGTGCTTACCGCATCTTGAGCGGCTTTATCAACGGCAAGCTGCTGGACTCCCTGATCATCGGCATCATTGCCTTGGTGTGCTGCAACCTGCTGAAATTCCCCTATCCCATGCTGCTGGCAGTGATCATCGGCGTGACCAACGTGATTCCTTTCTTTGGACCGTTCATTGGAGCCATCCCCTGTGCGCTGCTGATCTTGCTGGTGAGCCCGCTGCAGTGCGTATACTTCTGTATTTTCGTGCTGATTCTGCAGCAGTTTGATGGCAACATCCTGGGCCCCAAGATTCTGGGCGATTCCACCGGCCTGGACTCCTTCTGGGTGCTGTTTTCCATCCTGCTCTTCGGCGGCCTGTTCGGCTTTGCCGGAATGGTTCTGGGTGTGCCGGTGTTTGCTATGTTTTACAGCGTCATCAGCCGCCTGGTACGCTTCGGCCTGCGGAAAAAATCCCTGCCGGAGGATACCGCGGTTTATCTGGGAAAAACCGGACCGATGGCAAAGAAAAAGGAATAATAATGATGGGCGTCCAAAAACCGGACGCCCATTTTCCTTTGTCTGCCCCGGCAGGGGAGACCTTATAAAAAATACGGGCGTCTGGTTTTTGGCCAGACGCCCGATTGTTATTACATGGAAGTGGTCAGAACCTTCTTCAGGTGAGCGAAGCGGGGCAGGGAGTTCTCCTTGGGAGTGTTGGCCTCGCCCTGGATGAGGGGAAGGACATAGTCGATGAACTCCTGCTTGACGCCGTTGCCGGCCTCGTTGATCCACTCGCGGGGAACCTTCTTCTCGAAGTTAGCCACGATGTCCAGGGGCTGCAGCACGGTCTCGCACTTGTAGCCGCCCTCGCGGGTGCACTTGAAGGC
Encoded here:
- the purB gene encoding adenylosuccinate lyase, which translates into the protein MPTNTYESPLSSRYASDEMLYLFSADKKFTTWRRLWVALARAEMELGLPVTQEQVDELEAHINDIDYEKAAQWEKKLRHDVMAHVHTYGELCPKAMPIIHLGATSCYVGDNTDVILMREGLELVRRKLVRVIAKLAKFADENKALPTLGFTHFQAAQLVTVGKRATLWMNELLMDLEEVEYRISTLKLLGSKGTTGTQASFLELFEGDHEKVKELEAKIAKEMGFDAVVPVSGQTYSRKMDYNVVSTLAGIAQSASKFATDMRLLCHLKEVEEPFEKNQIGSSAMPYKRNPMRCERICSLARYVIVDVGNPAITTATQWFERTLDDSANKRLSVPEAFLAVDAILNIMENVASGLIVHPKVIEKHVLEELPFMASENIMMDAVKRGGDRQELHERIRVLSQEAGRNVKDLGLSNNLIDLIAADPAFGMTKEELSAHMEPSAYIGRCPQQVEEFLKECVAPVLERYQDALTDKETELKV
- a CDS encoding AI-2E family transporter; amino-acid sequence: MKQRKFGPYIAAGVTAFAVIAAAILMFFLIYHISAVKALLDTLAYILRPIFYGLVLAFLLLPIQRGIYEFLLEWLKGVWVNWPRKNGMLRFVSILLSLAFAVLVVYILLAMVLPQLYSSIVGLVNAFPGYIDSVQQWLTDFFQDNPDLQEAVLPYYNSASESLEKWFTENGLLSNFQSADATMEWLQTELFPRLTGVFTSVYAGLWALVMLLKDLLIAVIVSVYVLVRKDKFAAQTKKITYSIFSTRIADFLVEETRSAYRILSGFINGKLLDSLIIGIIALVCCNLLKFPYPMLLAVIIGVTNVIPFFGPFIGAIPCALLILLVSPLQCVYFCIFVLILQQFDGNILGPKILGDSTGLDSFWVLFSILLFGGLFGFAGMVLGVPVFAMFYSVISRLVRFGLRKKSLPEDTAVYLGKTGPMAKKKE